From a region of the Chitinophaga caseinilytica genome:
- a CDS encoding glycosyltransferase family 2 protein, whose amino-acid sequence MIIAELLVIVYLAACVCYNFAFSVAGHFLSATPAAGLDEGAPCCRIVVLIPAYKEDNVIVNTAKSYDSLNYPRASYDVVVIADSLQSATISKLLQEGLYVLPVQFTVSTKAKALHAALETLPPVYDIALVCDADNVLERDFLLKVNRAYRRGHPVIQAQRVAKNLDMPFAILDAANEMIANHIHRKGANAFRLSASLAGSGIAVDFQLLRETMQQAVAIGGFGEDKVLQQLIVERGHRIHYLEDALIYDEKVSNAHAFENQRKRWLFGQLYCLRQNWWKGNQELLNGNIDYWYISVWQNLLLPRLLLLTATLSLSVIYLLFNAYLAIPSYCWIALLGMCCGSLLLPLPVKFYTRFLLRAVWHLPWAMFLMLMLVFRNRKANSAFIHTPHHKTGVDNVLFDRKWQHP is encoded by the coding sequence ATGATCATTGCTGAACTACTCGTCATCGTCTACCTGGCTGCATGCGTCTGCTACAACTTTGCCTTTTCGGTGGCTGGCCATTTTTTGTCTGCCACACCCGCCGCCGGGCTGGACGAAGGAGCGCCCTGTTGCCGCATTGTGGTATTAATACCGGCTTACAAGGAAGACAACGTAATCGTAAATACGGCGAAAAGCTACGATAGCCTGAATTATCCGCGGGCGAGCTACGATGTGGTGGTGATTGCCGATTCGCTGCAGTCCGCAACCATTTCGAAGCTGTTGCAGGAAGGCCTGTACGTGCTACCGGTTCAATTCACCGTCAGCACAAAAGCGAAAGCCCTGCATGCGGCATTGGAGACACTGCCGCCGGTGTATGATATTGCCCTGGTTTGTGATGCGGATAACGTGCTGGAAAGGGATTTTCTGCTGAAAGTAAACCGCGCCTACCGCCGGGGCCACCCCGTCATCCAGGCGCAGCGGGTGGCTAAGAACCTGGATATGCCGTTTGCGATATTGGATGCGGCCAACGAGATGATCGCCAACCACATCCACCGCAAGGGCGCTAATGCATTCCGGCTTTCCGCGTCCCTGGCGGGTTCTGGCATTGCGGTCGATTTTCAGCTCCTCCGGGAAACGATGCAGCAGGCCGTTGCCATCGGCGGGTTCGGGGAAGATAAAGTGTTGCAGCAATTGATCGTGGAAAGAGGGCACCGCATCCATTACCTCGAAGATGCGCTGATCTACGATGAAAAGGTCTCCAACGCACACGCGTTCGAAAACCAGCGGAAGCGTTGGCTGTTCGGCCAGCTATACTGCCTGCGGCAAAACTGGTGGAAAGGGAACCAGGAGCTGCTGAACGGGAACATCGATTACTGGTATATTTCCGTATGGCAGAACCTCCTGCTCCCCCGGCTCCTGTTGCTGACGGCCACCCTGTCGCTTTCCGTGATCTACCTGCTTTTTAACGCTTACCTGGCAATTCCTTCCTATTGCTGGATCGCGCTGCTGGGCATGTGCTGCGGGAGCCTGTTGCTGCCTTTGCCGGTGAAGTTTTACACCCGCTTTCTGCTGCGGGCGGTCTGGCACCTCCCCTGGGCTATGTTCCTCATGCTGATGCTCGTTTTCAGGAACCGGAAAGCCAACAGCGCGTTCATCCATACACCGCATCATAAAACAGGCGTGGATAATGTACTGTTCGACCGGAAATGGCAGCATCCGTGA
- a CDS encoding sugar porter family MFS transporter: MNPFVKYVGLATFTAALGGLLFGFDMAVISGALLFVKDQFQLTDAVQGWFVSSALVGCIAGVAVSGVLSDRLGRKKMLAAAAVLFLLSAAGSALSPGFTVLVLARIAGGVGVGIASIVAPLYISEIAPAHIRGRLVTLYQLAITAGILLAYLTNAAVLQYAQQAPAANLLVAEPWRAMIGIGGIPSLLFIICIAFIPESPRWLLQTGRTAEGMAILQKMNGNIDVPASPAAASRGAFRELFSPALRKPMLIGILLPLFSQFSGINAVIYYGPRILNEAGINISNALLSQTIFGIANFVFTLIAIWKVDSMGRRPLYMVGSLGAAASLIFAGYCMHTGATGNLALVVAIILFLACFAFSLGPLKFVIASEIYPTHIRGQAMAVSLMTMWVADSIVGQLTPVLLGKFGGAATFWFFACCCLLAFWTVLRMVPETKGRSLEAMDDVFKAH; the protein is encoded by the coding sequence ATGAATCCATTCGTCAAGTACGTTGGTCTCGCCACTTTTACCGCCGCGCTCGGCGGGCTCCTTTTCGGCTTTGACATGGCCGTTATTTCAGGGGCGTTGCTTTTCGTCAAAGACCAGTTCCAGCTAACAGACGCCGTTCAGGGCTGGTTCGTATCGTCTGCCCTCGTGGGCTGCATTGCCGGCGTCGCGGTTTCCGGCGTGCTGAGCGACCGTTTGGGAAGAAAGAAGATGCTCGCCGCCGCGGCGGTGCTGTTTCTGCTGTCGGCCGCCGGCAGCGCGCTTTCCCCGGGTTTTACGGTGTTGGTGCTGGCGCGCATCGCAGGCGGCGTGGGCGTAGGCATCGCGTCTATCGTTGCGCCGTTGTACATTTCGGAGATCGCGCCGGCGCATATCCGCGGGCGGTTGGTTACATTGTACCAACTGGCCATCACCGCGGGCATCCTCCTCGCCTATCTGACGAATGCAGCCGTTCTTCAATATGCGCAACAAGCGCCTGCCGCTAATCTGCTCGTTGCCGAGCCCTGGCGCGCCATGATCGGCATCGGCGGCATTCCTTCGCTGCTGTTTATCATCTGTATCGCGTTTATCCCGGAAAGTCCACGCTGGTTGCTGCAAACCGGGCGTACGGCCGAAGGGATGGCCATCCTGCAGAAAATGAACGGTAATATAGATGTTCCCGCTTCGCCCGCCGCGGCTTCCCGGGGCGCTTTCCGGGAGCTGTTTTCGCCGGCATTGCGCAAACCCATGCTGATCGGCATTTTGCTGCCTTTGTTCTCCCAGTTCAGCGGCATCAATGCGGTGATCTATTACGGCCCGCGTATCCTGAACGAAGCCGGGATCAATATTTCGAACGCATTGCTCAGCCAGACGATTTTCGGGATCGCCAATTTCGTGTTTACGCTCATCGCCATCTGGAAAGTAGATAGCATGGGACGGCGGCCGCTGTATATGGTGGGTTCGCTGGGCGCCGCCGCCAGCCTCATTTTCGCGGGATATTGCATGCATACCGGGGCCACGGGGAACCTGGCGCTGGTAGTAGCGATCATCCTGTTTCTCGCCTGCTTCGCGTTTTCGCTGGGGCCGCTGAAGTTCGTCATCGCTTCCGAAATTTACCCCACGCATATTCGCGGACAGGCCATGGCCGTGAGCCTGATGACCATGTGGGTCGCGGATTCCATCGTGGGGCAGCTCACGCCGGTGTTGCTGGGCAAATTCGGGGGCGCCGCCACTTTCTGGTTCTTCGCCTGCTGTTGCCTTCTCGCCTTCTGGACCGTTCTGCGGATGGTCCCGGAAACAAAGGGGCGCTCGCTGGAAGCGATGGACGATGTTTTCAAGGCGCACTGA
- a CDS encoding class I mannose-6-phosphate isomerase: MSTINPAQTQHQHRFRATEQFLAPHTKEKRDQAGYDIYPCFSAAGPIHAGFDSLLTWILQRRANIIIDGYVGVQWDDFIAALQSRLAGLQTNARFVNVNAALIPAADRDALVAPSLGNGDPLFGKVFDGQLSDFFTPEKLRNIQPENGQLNILYGCGASLCGWDGALLYIDLPKNEIQFRSRAGQVCNIGHHSISGDARQQYKSFYFVDWPVLNRHKKTLLPSVELFIDEQRLNEITWCEGDTLRNTLREMSRNMFRARPWFEPGVWGGHWIRENIAELNPNVVNYAWSFELIAPENGILLEHEGLLQEISLDTMLMLDNTAVLGKAAPRFGNTFPIRFDFLDTFDGGNLSIQCHPSVAYTRDNFGEPFTQDETYYILDAKPGAKVYLGFQNDIDATTFRSALENSVEQQQAVDIEKFVQVFPSNRHDLFLIPNGTVHSSGKDNLVLEISATPYIYTFKMYDWMRTDLNGRPRTLNIARAFENLDFDRKGDVVRETLLSAPVTIQQGADWRLLHLPTHPQHFYRIERVEFSTTVQLDTGNQCHVLSLVEGERIRVVTNGREQVVHYAETFIIPAAAGAYTLLNDSGEEVKVVRSFVKEECC; this comes from the coding sequence ATGTCTACCATTAATCCAGCACAAACCCAGCATCAACACCGGTTCAGGGCCACAGAACAATTCCTGGCGCCACATACCAAGGAAAAACGGGACCAGGCAGGCTATGATATTTATCCCTGCTTCAGTGCAGCAGGCCCCATCCACGCAGGGTTCGACTCCCTCCTCACCTGGATCCTCCAGCGCCGCGCCAACATCATCATCGATGGCTACGTAGGCGTTCAGTGGGACGATTTCATTGCCGCCCTCCAATCCCGCCTCGCCGGCCTTCAGACCAACGCCCGCTTCGTTAACGTCAACGCCGCCCTCATTCCCGCAGCCGACCGCGATGCGCTCGTTGCGCCCAGCCTCGGCAACGGCGATCCCCTCTTCGGAAAAGTCTTCGACGGCCAACTGAGCGATTTCTTTACCCCGGAAAAACTCCGCAACATCCAGCCCGAAAACGGCCAACTGAATATCCTCTACGGCTGCGGCGCCTCGCTTTGCGGCTGGGACGGCGCACTCCTCTATATCGATCTCCCTAAAAACGAGATCCAGTTCCGCTCCCGCGCCGGACAGGTCTGCAACATCGGCCACCACAGTATTTCCGGCGACGCGCGCCAGCAATACAAATCGTTCTATTTCGTAGACTGGCCCGTGCTGAACCGCCATAAAAAAACGCTGCTCCCTTCCGTAGAACTGTTCATCGACGAGCAGCGCCTCAACGAGATCACCTGGTGCGAAGGCGATACGCTCCGCAATACGCTCCGCGAAATGTCACGCAACATGTTCCGCGCGCGGCCCTGGTTCGAACCGGGCGTATGGGGCGGCCACTGGATCCGGGAAAACATCGCGGAGCTCAATCCCAACGTCGTGAATTATGCATGGTCGTTCGAACTGATCGCTCCGGAAAACGGCATCCTCCTCGAACATGAAGGCCTGCTCCAGGAAATTTCGCTGGATACGATGCTCATGCTCGATAACACCGCCGTGCTCGGCAAAGCCGCGCCCCGCTTCGGTAACACCTTTCCCATCCGATTCGATTTCCTCGATACGTTCGACGGCGGCAACCTCTCCATCCAGTGCCACCCCAGCGTCGCCTACACCCGCGACAACTTCGGCGAGCCGTTCACGCAAGACGAAACCTATTACATCCTCGACGCCAAACCCGGCGCCAAAGTATATCTCGGCTTCCAGAACGATATCGATGCCACTACCTTCAGAAGTGCGCTCGAAAACAGTGTGGAACAACAACAGGCCGTCGACATCGAAAAATTCGTACAGGTTTTCCCATCCAACCGCCACGACCTTTTCCTCATCCCCAACGGCACCGTGCATAGTTCCGGGAAAGACAACCTGGTACTGGAAATCAGCGCCACGCCCTATATTTACACCTTCAAAATGTACGACTGGATGCGCACCGACCTCAACGGCCGGCCCCGCACGCTGAACATCGCGCGGGCGTTCGAGAACCTTGATTTTGACCGGAAGGGCGATGTGGTAAGGGAAACCCTGCTGTCGGCCCCGGTGACCATCCAGCAGGGGGCAGACTGGCGCCTCCTTCACCTGCCCACCCATCCACAGCATTTCTACCGCATCGAACGGGTGGAATTCTCTACCACCGTGCAGCTCGATACCGGCAACCAATGCCATGTGCTGAGCCTCGTGGAAGGCGAGCGCATCCGCGTGGTGACGAACGGCCGGGAGCAGGTGGTGCATTATGCCGAAACCTTCATCATCCCCGCCGCCGCCGGCGCTTATACGCTCCTCAACGACAGCGGTGAGGAAGTGAAAGTTGTGAGGTCTTTCGTGAAAGAAGAATGCTGCTAA
- a CDS encoding GntR family transcriptional regulator, with the protein MRLKIDHQSAVPLHIQAENLLRELIKQPEYQAGKLLPNEVELAKRLAISRTTLRQAINKLVYEELLVRKKRLGTKVANAKMSSKSMNWLSFSQEMQARGIVIKNYELHISWVFPDETVAGFFDIKTDQKILKLERLRGNTQEPFVYFISYFHPRVGLTGDEDFKMPLYEMLEQEHFVIATLSKEEISARLADKLIAQKLEVDVDSAILLRKRFVFDQADRPIEYNLGYYKAESFIYTVESRRSS; encoded by the coding sequence ATGCGATTAAAGATTGACCATCAAAGCGCTGTGCCGCTGCATATCCAGGCGGAGAACCTGTTACGGGAGCTCATCAAGCAGCCCGAGTACCAGGCCGGAAAGCTGTTGCCCAACGAAGTAGAGCTGGCCAAAAGGCTGGCCATATCCCGCACCACCCTGCGCCAGGCCATCAACAAGCTGGTGTACGAAGAACTGCTGGTGCGCAAGAAGCGCCTCGGCACCAAAGTGGCCAACGCCAAGATGAGCTCCAAATCCATGAACTGGCTGAGCTTTTCCCAGGAAATGCAGGCCCGGGGGATCGTCATCAAAAACTACGAGCTCCACATCAGCTGGGTATTCCCCGACGAAACCGTGGCCGGCTTCTTCGATATCAAAACCGACCAGAAAATCCTCAAGCTCGAACGCCTGAGAGGCAATACCCAGGAGCCTTTCGTATACTTCATCTCCTATTTCCACCCAAGGGTGGGGCTCACCGGCGACGAAGACTTCAAAATGCCCCTCTACGAAATGCTGGAACAGGAACACTTCGTCATCGCCACCCTGTCTAAAGAAGAAATCAGCGCCCGGCTGGCCGATAAACTGATCGCCCAAAAGCTGGAAGTAGATGTAGACAGCGCCATCCTCCTCCGGAAACGCTTCGTGTTCGACCAGGCAGACCGCCCCATCGAATACAACCTCGGCTACTACAAAGCGGAAAGCTTCATCTACACCGTCGAAAGCAGGCGCTCTTCCTGA
- a CDS encoding TonB-dependent receptor, translating to MKKNYPMLCRKRYLFQWLLLLLANAAIGQAPKISGSVTDTKGQAIPGVNIRIKHTQSGTVTTPDGKFTLQLKSAADTLVFSFVGFQSQEIVAGGRSTVNVTLLEDKNDLDDVVIVAYGHQKKQSMVSSITTINPKELKGPTSNLTTMLAGRISGMISYQRSGEPGADNAQFFIRGITSFGSGKIDPLILIDGMESTATELARIQPDDIAGFSVLKDAAASSLYGARGANGVILVNTKSGKSGATKMNVRLENSMTSNTRNFKLADNITYMRLANEAMLTRDPLGVLPYSQNKIDHTVAGDNPYLYPNNNWIEQMIKKNTNNQRLNLNLSGGTPKAQYYVAATVNQDNGILKSQSGSGFNSNIKLRSYEVRSNVNLQLTKTTEAIFRTTGNFDDYNGPIGGGGAIFGSVLNANPVRFPAIFPASDRPQVKHPLFGNAARGTDGAVFTNPYADMVSGFQQYNTSTLNVQLELKQDFNFLTPGLTARMMIYTKRYSSFSLSRQFSPFYYSANPSLEVPGGYTLSLLNEKTGTEYLSYNPGAKIVNTTTYAEAAVMYNRTFNKVHNVGGLLIGIRRNYLNGNSTDLQQSLPFRNQGVSGRVTYGYDDRYMFEGNFGYNGSERFAKRNRFGFFPSVGVAWNVSSEDFFSDLSNTVSRLKLRATYGLAGNDQIGRAEDRFFYLSNVNLNYNPYGATFGENYGYGRPGVLISRYPNELITWERALKTNVGMDLSLWNSVNFTIDAYKERRNSILMQRAYVPTTMGLTAPVSANVGVAEGRGFELQADYNKTFGKAWLQARGTFTYATSEILVNEEPEYAANMKYLSRVGHSVGLAYGLVAERLFVDDEDVKNSPKQHFGETRGGDIKYRDLNGDGQITDLDMINGLSYPVTPEIIYGFGFSFGYKNFDISTFFQGSARSSFYIDPAKISPFVADGPNENGLLKAIADDHWSEDNRNIYAFWPRLGMTQSANNNKMSSWWMRDGAFLRMKNAEIGYNIGDKGLKRYRINGLRIYANAVNLFVISAFKLWDPEQGGNGLGYPVQRTFNMGINVQL from the coding sequence ATGAAGAAGAACTACCCGATGTTATGTAGAAAGCGGTACCTCTTCCAATGGCTACTCCTGTTGCTCGCCAACGCAGCCATCGGACAGGCACCGAAAATATCCGGCAGTGTGACCGATACGAAAGGACAAGCCATTCCCGGCGTAAACATTCGCATCAAACACACCCAGTCCGGCACCGTCACCACACCCGATGGCAAATTTACCCTCCAGCTGAAATCCGCCGCAGACACACTCGTGTTCTCCTTCGTCGGATTTCAATCCCAGGAAATCGTGGCCGGCGGCCGGAGCACCGTCAACGTAACCCTGCTGGAGGATAAAAACGATCTCGACGATGTGGTGATCGTAGCTTATGGCCACCAGAAAAAACAAAGCATGGTGAGCTCCATCACCACCATCAACCCCAAAGAGCTGAAAGGCCCCACCAGTAACCTGACTACCATGCTCGCTGGCCGCATTTCCGGCATGATCTCCTACCAGCGCAGCGGCGAGCCCGGGGCAGACAACGCCCAGTTCTTCATCCGTGGCATCACCTCTTTCGGGTCCGGCAAAATCGACCCGCTCATCCTTATCGACGGCATGGAATCCACCGCCACCGAACTGGCACGCATCCAGCCCGACGATATCGCAGGGTTTTCCGTGCTCAAAGACGCCGCCGCTTCGTCGCTCTACGGCGCCCGCGGCGCCAACGGGGTGATCCTCGTCAACACCAAATCCGGGAAAAGCGGCGCTACCAAAATGAACGTGCGGCTGGAGAACTCCATGACGTCGAACACCCGCAACTTCAAGCTGGCAGACAATATCACCTACATGCGCCTGGCCAACGAAGCCATGCTCACCCGCGACCCGCTCGGCGTGCTCCCGTATTCGCAGAACAAAATCGACCACACCGTGGCGGGAGATAATCCCTACCTCTATCCGAACAACAACTGGATAGAACAAATGATCAAAAAGAACACGAACAACCAGCGGCTCAATCTCAACCTCAGCGGCGGCACCCCCAAAGCACAGTATTACGTGGCCGCCACCGTGAACCAGGACAACGGTATCCTCAAATCCCAAAGCGGCAGCGGCTTCAACAGCAACATCAAGCTGCGCAGCTATGAGGTCCGCTCCAACGTGAACCTCCAACTCACCAAAACCACAGAAGCCATTTTCCGTACCACGGGCAACTTCGACGATTACAACGGCCCGATCGGCGGCGGTGGCGCCATCTTCGGTAGCGTACTCAACGCCAATCCCGTCCGCTTCCCCGCCATTTTCCCGGCCAGCGACCGCCCGCAGGTGAAACACCCGCTGTTCGGCAACGCCGCCCGCGGCACAGACGGCGCCGTGTTCACGAACCCATACGCCGACATGGTCTCCGGCTTCCAGCAATACAATACTTCTACGCTGAACGTGCAGTTGGAACTGAAGCAGGACTTCAACTTCCTGACGCCCGGCCTCACGGCCCGCATGATGATCTATACCAAACGGTATTCGAGCTTCAGTCTGTCGCGCCAGTTCTCGCCGTTCTATTATTCCGCCAACCCCTCGCTCGAAGTACCGGGCGGTTATACCCTGTCGCTCCTTAACGAGAAAACCGGGACGGAATACCTCAGCTACAACCCCGGCGCCAAGATCGTCAATACCACCACGTATGCGGAAGCGGCTGTCATGTACAACCGCACCTTTAATAAAGTGCACAATGTCGGCGGTTTGCTGATCGGTATCCGCCGGAACTATCTGAACGGCAACTCCACCGACCTGCAGCAATCGCTCCCTTTCCGCAACCAGGGCGTTTCCGGGCGGGTGACTTACGGGTACGACGACCGCTATATGTTTGAAGGCAATTTCGGTTACAATGGTTCCGAGCGTTTCGCGAAAAGGAACCGCTTCGGGTTCTTCCCCTCTGTGGGCGTGGCCTGGAACGTGAGCAGCGAAGATTTCTTTTCCGATTTATCCAATACCGTTTCCCGCCTGAAACTTCGCGCCACATACGGTTTGGCCGGCAACGACCAGATCGGGCGGGCGGAAGACAGGTTCTTCTATCTTTCCAACGTGAACCTGAACTACAATCCGTATGGGGCAACGTTTGGCGAGAATTACGGGTACGGCCGGCCGGGCGTGCTGATCTCCCGCTATCCCAACGAGCTGATTACCTGGGAACGTGCGCTCAAGACGAACGTGGGCATGGACCTCAGCCTTTGGAACTCGGTGAACTTTACCATAGACGCTTACAAGGAGCGCCGCAACAGCATCCTCATGCAGCGGGCTTACGTACCTACCACCATGGGCTTAACGGCGCCGGTGTCTGCCAATGTGGGCGTGGCCGAAGGGCGCGGGTTTGAGCTGCAGGCCGATTACAATAAAACCTTCGGGAAAGCCTGGTTGCAGGCCCGCGGTACGTTTACCTACGCCACCAGCGAAATCCTGGTGAATGAAGAGCCGGAATATGCGGCCAACATGAAGTACCTCTCCCGCGTGGGCCACTCCGTTGGCCTCGCTTACGGTTTGGTGGCGGAAAGATTGTTCGTAGACGATGAAGATGTGAAGAATTCCCCCAAGCAGCATTTCGGCGAAACCCGCGGCGGCGACATCAAATACCGCGACCTGAACGGCGACGGCCAGATCACCGACCTGGACATGATCAACGGGCTGAGCTATCCCGTTACCCCGGAAATCATTTACGGGTTCGGTTTCTCGTTCGGGTACAAAAATTTCGACATCAGCACTTTCTTCCAGGGATCGGCCCGCTCTTCGTTCTACATCGACCCCGCCAAAATCTCGCCTTTCGTGGCCGACGGGCCCAACGAAAACGGATTGCTGAAAGCGATTGCAGACGACCACTGGTCTGAAGACAACCGCAATATTTACGCTTTCTGGCCAAGGCTGGGGATGACGCAGAGCGCCAACAACAATAAGATGTCGAGCTGGTGGATGCGCGACGGCGCTTTCCTCCGGATGAAGAACGCCGAGATCGGGTACAACATCGGCGACAAGGGTTTGAAAAGATACCGCATCAACGGGCTGCGCATTTATGCGAACGCCGTCAACCTTTTCGTGATCAGCGCCTTTAAGCTCTGGGATCCCGAACAAGGCGGCAACGGGCTGGGATACCCCGTCCAGCGGACGTTCAACATGGGCATCAATGTACAGTTGTAA
- a CDS encoding RagB/SusD family nutrient uptake outer membrane protein — MSVRILKGRMVAVVLLGVAAMLGSCMKGFLDMVPDNVPTLDHAFANRLEAEKYLFTCYSFLPQEGHPDKNPAFSGGDEAWTYWPMQEDYFFLDPYNIARGNQQKASPYMNYWDGYDGKSLWQGIRICNIFLENVGKVYDLQPYERDRWIAEAKFLKAYMHWYLFRMYGPIPIMDKNLPIDAPPAAMKVYRQPVDSVVNYIVQTLDDAAAGEALPMKITSVTTELGRVTKAAALAVKARVLVTAASPLFNGNNDFANFKNNNGQLLFNAQADDQKWVRAREACKAAIDMAAAAGLKLYYFNSAVVEVNNFTRTELNIRNAVGEKWNSELIWGNTSGGAPTYWLQTYACPQLDPNNFNIALKAKLAPPMKIAELFYTKNGVPITEDKTWDHANRFKLRTATTLDSGIQEGYKSVGLHFDREPRFYADIAFDGSKWYMRNGEFKVQSKSEQWAGKKQSRIYSITGYYTKKIVNWNLVFDKTSLTVESYPWPVIRLTDLYLLYAEALNETGDAANALRYLNMVRERAGLKSVESAWSTYSTNPAKYTSKAGLREIVHQERTIEMAFEGSRFWDLRRWKTAPQELSKAIYGWDIIQTTYEDYNRRVLLYSPQFIAPRDYFWPIAEGNLQINPNLVQNPGW, encoded by the coding sequence ATGTCAGTTAGAATATTAAAGGGCCGGATGGTGGCCGTGGTGCTGCTGGGAGTTGCGGCGATGCTGGGGTCCTGTATGAAAGGGTTCCTCGATATGGTGCCCGACAACGTGCCCACGCTCGACCATGCTTTCGCCAACCGCCTCGAAGCCGAAAAATATCTTTTCACCTGCTATTCCTTTCTCCCGCAGGAAGGCCATCCCGACAAGAATCCCGCTTTCAGCGGCGGAGACGAGGCGTGGACGTATTGGCCCATGCAGGAAGATTACTTTTTCCTCGACCCCTACAACATCGCCCGCGGTAACCAGCAAAAGGCTTCGCCGTATATGAATTATTGGGACGGGTACGACGGGAAGTCGCTCTGGCAGGGTATCCGCATATGCAACATCTTCCTGGAGAACGTGGGCAAGGTGTACGATCTGCAGCCTTACGAAAGGGACCGCTGGATCGCGGAAGCCAAGTTCCTGAAGGCTTACATGCACTGGTACCTTTTCCGGATGTATGGGCCTATCCCCATCATGGATAAAAACCTCCCGATCGATGCGCCGCCGGCAGCCATGAAAGTGTACCGCCAGCCGGTAGATTCCGTCGTGAACTATATCGTGCAGACGCTGGACGATGCCGCCGCCGGCGAAGCGTTGCCCATGAAAATTACCAGCGTTACCACCGAACTGGGGCGCGTTACCAAAGCAGCGGCGCTGGCCGTAAAGGCACGGGTACTCGTTACGGCCGCCAGTCCTTTGTTCAATGGCAATAACGATTTTGCGAATTTTAAGAACAATAACGGGCAGCTGCTGTTCAACGCGCAGGCCGACGATCAGAAATGGGTGCGTGCGCGCGAGGCCTGTAAAGCAGCTATCGACATGGCTGCCGCAGCGGGCCTGAAGTTGTATTATTTCAATTCGGCCGTGGTGGAAGTCAATAATTTCACCCGTACGGAGCTCAACATCCGGAATGCCGTTGGCGAGAAATGGAACAGCGAGCTGATCTGGGGGAATACCTCCGGCGGAGCGCCTACCTACTGGCTCCAAACCTATGCCTGCCCCCAGCTCGATCCCAACAACTTCAACATCGCCCTGAAAGCCAAACTGGCCCCGCCCATGAAGATCGCGGAGCTGTTTTACACGAAGAACGGCGTGCCCATCACCGAAGACAAAACCTGGGACCATGCCAATCGTTTCAAACTGCGCACGGCCACCACGCTCGATTCCGGTATCCAGGAAGGGTATAAGTCGGTAGGGCTTCATTTCGACCGCGAGCCCCGCTTCTATGCAGACATCGCTTTCGACGGTTCCAAATGGTACATGCGCAACGGCGAATTCAAAGTCCAGAGCAAATCCGAACAATGGGCCGGCAAAAAGCAAAGCCGCATTTACTCCATCACCGGCTATTACACGAAGAAGATCGTGAACTGGAACCTCGTGTTCGACAAAACCAGTCTTACCGTTGAGTCTTATCCCTGGCCGGTGATCCGCCTGACCGATCTGTACCTGCTGTATGCCGAAGCACTGAACGAAACCGGGGACGCTGCCAACGCGCTGCGCTACCTGAACATGGTCCGCGAAAGGGCCGGCCTGAAATCCGTGGAAAGCGCCTGGTCCACCTATTCCACCAATCCCGCCAAATACACCTCCAAAGCCGGTCTGCGGGAAATCGTACACCAGGAGCGCACCATTGAAATGGCGTTCGAAGGCAGCCGGTTCTGGGACCTCCGCCGCTGGAAAACCGCGCCGCAGGAACTGAGCAAAGCGATTTACGGTTGGGATATCATTCAGACCACTTACGAAGACTACAACCGCCGTGTGCTCCTGTACAGCCCGCAGTTCATCGCCCCGCGCGATTACTTCTGGCCCATCGCGGAAGGGAACCTGCAGATCAATCCGAACCTGGTACAAAACCCCGGATGGTAA